A single window of Nicotiana sylvestris chromosome 3, ASM39365v2, whole genome shotgun sequence DNA harbors:
- the LOC104211379 gene encoding UDP-arabinopyranose mutase 3 has translation MAKASSSASVAPIPLLKDELDIVIPTIRNLDFLEQWRPFFQSYHLIIVQDGDPSKIIKVPEGFDYELYNRNDINKILGPKASCISFKDSACRCFGYMVSKKKYIYTIDDDCFVAKDPTGKEINALEQHIKNLLSPSSPFFFNTLYDPYREGADFVRGYPFSLREGVPTAVSHGLWLNIPDYDAPTQLVKPLERNTRYVDAVMTIPKGTLFPMCGMNLAFDRELIGPAMYFGLMGDGQPIGRYDDMWAGWCTKVICDHLGLGVKTGLPYIWHSKASNPFVNLKKEYKGIYWQEELIPFFQSVALPKDCTSVQKCYLELSKQVKAKLGKVDDYFNKLADAMITWIEAWDELNPSAAAAAVKLSNGSSK, from the exons ATGGCAAAggcttcttcttctgcttctgtTGCTCCAATTCCTCTTCTGAAAGATGAACTTGACATAGTTATTCCCACTATCAGAAACCTTGATTTCTTGGAGCAGTGGAGGCCTTTTTTCCAGTCTTATCATCTTATTATTGTTCAAGATGGTGACCCTTCTAAGATCATTAAGGTCCCTGAAGGGTTTGATTACGAGCTTTATAATCGTAATGACATTAACAAAATTTTGGGTCCTAAGGCTTCTTGTATCTCTTTCAAGGATTCTGCTTGCCGTTGCTTTGGTTACATGGTGTCTAAGAAGAAGTACATCTACACCATTGACGACGATTGCTTT GTAGCCAAAGACCCAACTGGCAAGGAAATTAATGCACTTGAACAACACATTAAAAATCTGTTGTCCCCATCAAGTCCATTTTTCTTCAACACATTGTATGATCCGTACAGAGAGGGTGCAGATTTTGTGCGTGGGTACCCATTCAGTCTCCGTGAAGGTGTACCTACTGCAGTTTCACATGGTCTCTGGCTCAACATCCCTGATTATGATGCACCTACCCAACTTGTCAAGCCTCTTGAAAGGAACACTAG GTATGTTGATGCTGTTATGACAATCCCAAAAGGAACCCTCTTCCCCATGTGTGGCATGAACTTGGCATTCGACCGTGAGTTGATTGGCCCTGCTATGTACTTTGGACTCATGGGTGATGGACAGCCTATTGGACGTTACGACGATATGTGGGCTGGTTGGTGCACGAAG GTGATCTGTGATCACTTAGGATTGGGAGTCAAGACAGGTCTGCCATACATATGGCACAGCAAGGCCAGCAATCCATTTGTGAACCTCAAGAAGGAATACAAAGGTATTTACTGGCAAGAGGAGCTGATCCCATTCTTCCAATCTGTTGCCCTTCCAAAGGACTGCACCTCTGTCCAAAAATGCTACCTTGAACTCTCCAAACAAGTGAAGGCAAAACTTGGCAAAGTGGATGATTACTTTAACAAGCTGGCAGATGCTATGATCACATGGATTGAAGCATGGGACGAGCTCAACCCATCCGCCGCGGCTGCTGCTGTGAAATTATCCAATGGCAGCTCAAAATAG